A part of Pantoea vagans genomic DNA contains:
- a CDS encoding amino acid aminotransferase, whose translation MFESISAAPADPILGLADLFRADDRPEKINLGIGVYKDETGKTPVLTSVKKAEQYLLENETTKNYLSIDGLADFARCTQALLFGNQSPLITAGRARTAQTPGGTGALRVAADFLATQTSVKRVWISNPSWPNHNNVFNAAGLEVCEYHYYDAANHTLDFEGMLASLQQVQPGDVVLFHGCCHNPTGIDPTAGQWQQLAQLSQTNGWLPLFDFAYQGFARGLDEDAEGLRIFAASHQELIVASSYSKNFGLYNERVGAITLVAAEASLADTAFSQVKYTIRANYSNPPAHGAAIVATILGNDTLRTIWEQELSDMRQRIQRMRQLFVNTLAEKGAQRDFSFIIKQNGMFSFSGLTKDQVIRLREEFGVYAVNSGRVNVAGMTPDNMSALCEAIVAVL comes from the coding sequence ATGTTTGAATCGATCTCTGCTGCACCCGCCGATCCTATTCTCGGACTGGCCGATCTGTTTCGTGCTGATGACCGCCCTGAAAAAATCAACCTGGGCATCGGCGTCTACAAAGACGAAACCGGCAAGACCCCGGTACTGACCAGTGTTAAAAAAGCTGAGCAATACCTGCTGGAAAACGAAACCACGAAAAACTATCTCAGCATTGATGGTCTGGCGGATTTTGCCCGCTGCACGCAGGCCCTGCTGTTCGGCAATCAAAGCCCGCTGATCACCGCAGGCCGCGCCCGCACGGCTCAGACGCCGGGTGGCACAGGTGCGTTACGTGTAGCAGCAGATTTCCTCGCCACGCAGACCTCGGTGAAACGGGTCTGGATCAGCAATCCAAGCTGGCCGAATCACAACAACGTGTTCAATGCTGCCGGTCTTGAAGTTTGCGAATATCATTACTATGACGCAGCAAACCATACGCTCGATTTCGAGGGTATGCTGGCGTCGCTGCAGCAGGTCCAGCCGGGCGACGTGGTGCTGTTCCATGGCTGCTGCCATAACCCGACCGGTATCGACCCAACGGCTGGGCAGTGGCAGCAGCTGGCGCAGCTGTCACAGACTAATGGCTGGTTACCGTTGTTCGATTTCGCCTACCAGGGCTTTGCCCGTGGTCTGGATGAAGATGCCGAGGGCCTGCGTATTTTTGCCGCCTCGCATCAGGAGCTGATCGTCGCCAGTTCTTACTCCAAGAACTTCGGTCTGTATAACGAACGTGTCGGTGCCATCACCCTGGTGGCGGCAGAAGCCAGCTTGGCCGATACGGCGTTCAGCCAGGTGAAGTACACCATTCGTGCCAACTACTCCAATCCACCGGCGCATGGTGCTGCCATTGTCGCTACCATTCTCGGTAACGACACGCTGCGTACCATCTGGGAGCAGGAGCTGTCCGATATGCGTCAGCGCATTCAGCGCATGCGTCAGCTGTTTGTGAACACCCTGGCGGAAAAAGGCGCGCAGCGTGACTTCAGCTTTATCATTAAGCAGAACGGCATGTTCTCGTTCAGTGGCTTAACCAAAGACCAGGTGATTCGCCTGCGTGAAGAGTTCGGCGTCTATGCCGTCAACTCAGGACGCGTGAATGTGGCGGGCATGACGCCAGACAATATGTCGGCGCTGTGCGAAGCAATTGTCGCGGTGCTGTAA
- a CDS encoding MBL fold metallo-hydrolase, translating into MNYHIIPVTAFAQNCSVIWCDTTREAALVDPGGDAELIKQTLEQLKLKPAQILLTHGHLDHVGAAVELAAFYQIPIVGPQKRDAFWLEALPTQSRMFGLDECAPFTPDRWLEEGDSVQIGLTTLDVLHCPGHSPGHVVFFDRPGRLLISGDVIFNGGVGRTDFPQGDHQQLIDAIRTKLLPLGDDVTFLPGHGPISTLGHERISNPFLQ; encoded by the coding sequence ATGAATTACCACATTATTCCTGTTACCGCTTTTGCCCAGAACTGCTCAGTGATCTGGTGCGACACGACTCGCGAAGCCGCACTGGTCGACCCAGGCGGCGATGCCGAACTGATCAAACAAACGCTGGAACAGCTAAAACTTAAACCTGCTCAGATTCTGCTGACACATGGACATCTTGATCATGTCGGGGCCGCTGTTGAACTGGCGGCGTTTTATCAGATTCCGATTGTCGGACCGCAAAAGCGCGATGCCTTCTGGCTGGAAGCGCTGCCGACTCAGAGCCGGATGTTCGGACTTGACGAGTGCGCACCTTTTACCCCTGATCGCTGGCTGGAAGAGGGGGATAGCGTGCAGATCGGGCTGACCACGCTGGACGTTCTGCACTGCCCGGGACATTCACCCGGCCATGTCGTGTTCTTTGACCGTCCGGGACGATTGCTGATTTCAGGCGACGTGATTTTTAATGGTGGTGTTGGGCGAACTGACTTCCCGCAAGGCGATCATCAGCAGCTCATTGATGCTATCCGCACAAAATTACTGCCGCTGGGTGATGATGTGACTTTTCTTCCCGGTCACGGCCCGATTTCAACACTGGGACATGAACGCATCAGCAATCCTTTCCTGCAGTAA
- a CDS encoding YcbK family protein, giving the protein MSTIDSFRRKLLLCGSAAAGLALLPASARASLSTSRPRVLMLNNLHTGETLKTEFFNGKSYDKDELSRLNHFFRDYRANKVKSIDPHLFDQIFRLQALLGMRKPIQLVSGYRSLATNNMLRESGPGVAKHSYHTKGQAMDFHIEGVSLANVRKAALSLRAGGVGYYPRSNFVHIDTGPIRHW; this is encoded by the coding sequence ATGTCTACTATTGATTCTTTTCGTCGCAAACTACTGCTGTGCGGTAGTGCCGCCGCCGGACTGGCATTATTGCCAGCTTCTGCAAGGGCCTCGCTTTCTACGTCTCGCCCGCGTGTATTGATGCTTAATAATCTTCACACCGGTGAAACCCTTAAAACTGAGTTTTTTAATGGTAAGAGTTACGACAAGGATGAGCTGTCACGATTAAATCATTTTTTCCGTGACTATCGCGCCAACAAAGTGAAAAGCATCGACCCACATCTGTTTGACCAGATTTTCCGCCTGCAGGCGCTGCTGGGCATGCGTAAACCGATCCAGCTGGTTTCCGGCTATCGTTCACTGGCAACCAACAATATGTTACGTGAGAGTGGTCCGGGAGTAGCAAAGCACAGCTATCACACCAAAGGCCAGGCGATGGATTTTCATATTGAAGGGGTTTCGCTGGCGAATGTACGCAAAGCGGCGTTATCTCTGCGTGCGGGTGGTGTAGGATATTATCCCCGCAGTAACTTTGTACATATTGATACCGGTCCGATCAGGCACTGGTAA
- the ldtD gene encoding L,D-transpeptidase, with amino-acid sequence MLLVKKLNHHRVLSLLALALTAVPFTLPQAAVIAAMPGTTQTAITVSESQHRIRQAFSSADQPFYLGPLATLYVSRHMQPLWQDAQAVQKFQQQLAEVALSGVQPQFTRWIERLTNPAITGFARDVALSDAMLGYLQFVSNVPTQGETWLYSNVPYRLTQPSVAVVNQWQNAVNAGSADTFIASLQPQHPQYQPMHAALKALLSDKQPWPQLKSSETLRPGQVSDDVPALREILQRSGMLTAQVNAPAPDDDAVPVAPVPVSHSDQPVAVSPSAAPVTNLLTPSPQSPGNVQTSTLEGNTANIYDETLVAAVKRFQQWQGLDGDGAIGTRTRQWLNVSPQMRASLLALNIQRLRLLPDDMHNGIMVNIANYSLIYYNNGNKILSSRVIVGRPDRKTPLMRSALNNVVLNPPWNVPTTLVRKDIIPKVKQDPTYLYKHGYTLLSGWSADAEVIDPSMIDWRMVTASSFPYRMIQAPGAANALGRYKFNMPSSDAIYLHDTPNHNLFQRDIRALSSGCVRVNKASELAGLLLQDAGWNDSRISSTLKEGDTRYVPIRHRIPVNLYYLTAWVADDGKPQFRTDIYNYDDTARSGSQALSRAGQLLL; translated from the coding sequence ATGTTGCTGGTAAAAAAATTAAATCATCATCGCGTTTTATCATTGTTAGCGCTGGCGCTAACCGCTGTTCCATTTACGCTACCACAGGCCGCTGTCATCGCCGCGATGCCAGGGACAACGCAGACGGCTATCACGGTTTCCGAAAGTCAGCACCGCATCCGTCAGGCTTTTTCCAGTGCCGACCAGCCATTCTATCTGGGACCGCTGGCAACGCTCTATGTCTCCCGCCATATGCAGCCGCTCTGGCAGGATGCTCAGGCGGTGCAGAAATTTCAGCAGCAGCTGGCTGAGGTGGCACTTTCAGGCGTTCAGCCGCAGTTCACTCGCTGGATTGAGCGTCTGACGAATCCGGCTATTACCGGCTTTGCCCGCGATGTCGCGCTCTCTGATGCGATGCTGGGCTATCTGCAATTTGTGTCTAATGTACCAACCCAGGGTGAAACCTGGCTCTACAGTAATGTTCCCTACAGGCTGACCCAGCCGTCGGTCGCGGTGGTGAATCAGTGGCAAAACGCAGTGAATGCGGGTTCGGCTGACACGTTTATTGCCTCATTACAGCCGCAGCACCCACAGTATCAGCCTATGCACGCCGCGCTGAAAGCGTTGCTCAGCGATAAGCAGCCCTGGCCGCAACTAAAAAGCAGTGAAACCCTGCGTCCCGGCCAGGTCAGTGATGATGTTCCTGCCCTGCGTGAAATTCTGCAGCGCAGCGGCATGTTAACGGCACAGGTTAACGCGCCCGCACCAGATGACGATGCCGTGCCTGTCGCGCCGGTACCGGTGAGCCACAGCGATCAGCCGGTCGCGGTGAGTCCTTCCGCTGCGCCAGTCACCAATCTGCTTACGCCTTCACCACAATCACCGGGTAACGTCCAGACTTCGACGCTGGAAGGGAATACCGCCAATATCTATGACGAGACGCTGGTGGCGGCGGTGAAGCGTTTCCAGCAGTGGCAGGGACTGGATGGCGATGGGGCTATCGGTACCAGAACGCGGCAGTGGCTTAATGTCTCTCCGCAGATGCGCGCTTCGCTGCTGGCCCTGAACATTCAGCGCCTGCGTCTGCTGCCGGATGATATGCACAACGGCATCATGGTAAACATCGCCAACTACTCGCTGATCTATTACAACAACGGTAACAAGATTCTCTCATCGCGTGTCATCGTCGGTCGTCCCGATCGTAAAACGCCACTCATGCGCAGTGCGCTGAATAACGTCGTGCTCAACCCGCCGTGGAATGTGCCGACAACGCTGGTGCGTAAAGACATCATTCCGAAGGTGAAGCAGGATCCGACCTATCTTTACAAGCACGGGTATACTCTGCTGTCGGGCTGGAGCGCAGACGCTGAAGTGATTGATCCCAGCATGATCGACTGGCGCATGGTCACCGCGTCATCATTCCCTTACCGAATGATTCAGGCTCCGGGCGCGGCGAATGCGCTGGGCCGGTATAAATTTAATATGCCGAGTTCAGATGCGATCTACCTGCATGACACGCCAAACCATAACCTGTTCCAGCGTGATATCCGTGCGCTCAGTTCAGGCTGTGTGCGGGTGAACAAAGCGTCTGAACTGGCAGGGTTATTGCTGCAGGATGCAGGCTGGAACGACTCCCGAATTTCCAGCACGCTGAAAGAGGGTGACACCCGCTATGTGCCGATTCGCCATCGCATTCCGGTCAATCTCTATTATCTGACGGCGTGGGTCGCTGATGATGGCAAACCACAGTTCCGCACAGATATTTACAATTATGATGACACCGCCCGTTCGGGCAGTCAGGCCCTGAGTCGGGCCGGGCAATTGCTGCTCTAG
- the mukB gene encoding chromosome partition protein MukB — protein MIERGKFRSLTLINWNGFFARTFDLDELVTTLSGGNGAGKSTTMAAFVTALIPDLTLLHFRNTTEAGATSGSRDKGLHGKLRAGVCYSMLDVVNSRHQRVVVGVRLQQVAGRDKKVDIKPFSIHGLPTDTNPTDMLTEVLNSRQARVLPLNEVKERVEAQEGVQFRAYNSVTDYHAMLFDLGVVPRRLRSASDRSKFYRLIEASLYGGISSAITRSLRDYLLPENSGVRKAFQDMEAALRENRMTLEAIRVTQSDRDLFKHLISEATSYVSADYMRHANERRGHLDSALQLRNELFSSRKQLATEQYRHVEMARELSEHSGAENDLEVDYQAASDHLNLVQTAMRQQEKIERYDADIEDLTLRLEEQTEVVAEAREIQEENEARAEAAELEVDELKSQLADFQQALDVQQTRAIQYQQALQALERARTLCQLPDLTIDNAAEWQESFQAKEEEATERLLRLEQKLSVAEAAHSQFEQALALVTSIAGDVTRQDAWQTGRELLRDASNQRHHADQLSSLRLRLNELEQRLREQHEAERLLAEFCKRQGQQYEADALASLQQELEAQIEQLNSSVSDAGEQRMMMRQELEQLRERITSLTARAPHWLAAQEILTQLSEQTGQALNSSQDVTEYMQQLLERERETTVERDEVAARKRDIEQQIERLSQPGGAEDARLTQLAERFGGVLLSEIYDDVTLDDAPYFSALYGPSRHAIVVPDLSRVREMLDGLEECPEDLYLIEGDPQSFDDSVFSVDELQNAVVVKVAERQWRYSRFPKIPLFGRAARENQLELLHLERDKLAERYATLSFDVQKTQRLHQSFSRFIGTHLAVAFDADPEAQIRQLGARRGELERALNQHESNNQQQRQQYELAKEGVSQLNRLLPRVNLLLDDTLGDRCEEIREQVDAAQEAARFLHQHGAKLAKLEPIIAVLQSDPEQHEQLQADYQQAQQQQRNARQQAFALTEVVQRRAHFSYDDSASMLNGNSDLSDKLRQRLEQAEGERSRSRDRLREHQAQLTQYSQVLASLKSAYDAKRDMLKELQQEMQDIGVQADSSAEERARVRRDELYTALSHNRARRNQLEKQLTFCEAEMDNLQKRLRQLERQYHQVREQVVSAKAGWCTVLRLVKENGVERRLHRRELAYLSGDELRSMSDKALGALRLAVADNEHLRDVLRLSEDPKRPERKIQFFIAVYQHLRERIRQDIIRTDDPVEAIEQMEIELNRLTEELTAREQMLAISSRSAANIIRKTIQREQNRIRQLNQGLQTVSFGQVRSVRLNVNVRETHAMLLDTLSEEHEQHQDLFNSNRLTFSEALAKLYQRLNPHIDMGQRTPQTIGEELLDYRNYLEMEVEVNRGSDGWLRAESGALSTGEAIGTGMSILVMVVQSWEEESRRLRGKDISPCRLLFLDEAARLDARSIATLFELCERLEMQLVIAAPENISPEKGTTYKLVRKVFNNTEHVHVVGLRGFAADPSPVRAGSEADALPDLTAEKSQAET, from the coding sequence ATGATTGAGCGCGGAAAGTTTCGTTCGCTTACGCTGATCAACTGGAACGGCTTTTTTGCCCGTACCTTTGATCTTGATGAATTAGTGACCACGCTGTCAGGCGGTAACGGCGCGGGTAAGTCCACCACCATGGCGGCCTTTGTCACCGCATTGATCCCCGATTTAACGCTGCTGCACTTCCGTAACACCACCGAAGCGGGCGCGACGTCGGGATCCCGTGACAAAGGTCTGCACGGTAAACTGCGGGCTGGCGTCTGCTACTCCATGCTGGATGTGGTGAACTCACGCCATCAGCGTGTGGTAGTCGGTGTGCGTCTGCAGCAGGTCGCCGGACGCGATAAAAAGGTCGATATCAAGCCGTTCAGTATCCACGGTCTGCCAACCGATACCAACCCGACCGATATGCTGACGGAAGTGCTTAACAGCCGTCAGGCACGCGTCTTACCGCTGAATGAGGTAAAAGAGCGGGTTGAAGCACAGGAAGGCGTGCAGTTCCGCGCTTATAACTCGGTGACGGATTATCACGCCATGCTGTTTGATCTGGGCGTGGTGCCGCGTCGTCTGCGCTCTGCCAGCGATCGCAGCAAGTTCTATCGTCTGATTGAAGCCTCACTCTATGGTGGTATCTCCAGTGCCATCACCCGATCGCTGCGTGATTACCTGCTGCCTGAAAACAGCGGCGTGCGTAAAGCGTTCCAGGATATGGAAGCTGCGCTGCGCGAGAATCGCATGACGCTTGAGGCGATCCGCGTTACCCAGTCCGACCGCGACCTCTTTAAGCATCTCATCTCCGAGGCGACCAGCTACGTGTCGGCTGACTACATGCGTCACGCCAACGAGCGCCGTGGACATCTCGACAGCGCATTACAGCTGCGCAATGAGCTGTTCAGCAGCCGTAAGCAACTCGCCACTGAGCAGTATCGTCACGTGGAGATGGCGCGTGAGCTGTCAGAGCACAGTGGCGCAGAGAACGATCTCGAAGTCGATTATCAGGCTGCCAGCGATCACCTTAATCTTGTGCAGACGGCGATGCGGCAGCAGGAGAAGATTGAGCGCTACGATGCGGATATCGAAGATCTGACGCTGCGTCTGGAAGAGCAGACCGAAGTGGTTGCCGAAGCGCGCGAAATTCAGGAAGAGAATGAAGCGCGTGCCGAAGCGGCTGAACTGGAAGTGGATGAGCTGAAAAGTCAGCTGGCCGATTTCCAGCAGGCACTCGACGTGCAGCAAACGCGCGCCATCCAGTATCAGCAGGCCCTGCAGGCGCTGGAACGCGCCCGTACGCTCTGCCAGCTGCCCGATCTGACCATCGATAACGCTGCAGAGTGGCAGGAGAGTTTCCAGGCGAAAGAGGAAGAGGCGACAGAACGTCTGCTGCGTCTGGAGCAGAAGCTGAGCGTGGCCGAAGCCGCGCACAGCCAGTTTGAACAGGCACTGGCGCTGGTGACCAGCATTGCCGGTGACGTGACCCGTCAGGATGCGTGGCAGACCGGCCGCGAACTGCTGCGTGATGCCAGCAATCAGCGTCATCACGCCGACCAGCTCTCGTCGCTGCGTCTGCGTCTCAATGAGCTGGAACAGCGTCTGCGCGAGCAGCATGAGGCGGAGCGTCTGCTGGCCGAGTTCTGCAAGCGCCAGGGGCAGCAGTACGAAGCCGATGCGCTGGCGAGCCTGCAGCAGGAGCTTGAAGCGCAGATCGAACAGCTGAACAGCAGCGTCTCGGACGCCGGTGAGCAGCGCATGATGATGCGTCAGGAGCTGGAACAGCTGCGCGAACGCATCACCAGCCTGACTGCCCGTGCGCCACACTGGCTGGCGGCGCAGGAGATCCTGACCCAGCTCAGCGAACAGACCGGTCAGGCGCTGAACAGCAGCCAGGACGTCACCGAATATATGCAGCAACTGCTGGAGCGCGAGCGTGAAACCACCGTCGAGCGCGACGAAGTGGCGGCACGCAAACGTGATATCGAGCAGCAGATTGAGCGGCTCAGTCAGCCGGGCGGGGCGGAAGATGCGCGCCTGACTCAGCTGGCCGAACGCTTTGGCGGCGTATTGCTGTCTGAGATTTATGATGATGTGACCCTGGATGATGCGCCGTACTTCTCGGCGCTCTACGGTCCGTCACGTCATGCGATCGTGGTGCCGGATCTCTCCCGCGTGCGTGAGATGCTGGATGGTCTGGAGGAGTGCCCGGAAGATCTCTATCTAATCGAGGGTGACCCGCAGTCATTCGATGACAGTGTCTTCAGCGTTGATGAGCTGCAGAATGCCGTCGTGGTGAAGGTGGCAGAGCGTCAGTGGCGCTACTCCCGCTTCCCGAAAATCCCGCTGTTTGGTCGCGCAGCGCGAGAAAATCAGCTGGAGCTGCTGCACCTTGAGCGCGACAAACTGGCTGAGCGTTACGCCACATTGTCGTTCGATGTACAGAAAACGCAGCGCCTGCATCAGTCATTCAGCCGCTTTATCGGCACACATCTGGCCGTGGCCTTTGATGCCGACCCGGAAGCGCAGATCCGTCAGCTGGGCGCGCGCCGGGGTGAGCTTGAGCGGGCACTGAATCAGCATGAGAGCAATAATCAGCAGCAGCGTCAGCAGTATGAGCTGGCGAAAGAGGGCGTGTCGCAGTTAAACCGACTGCTGCCACGCGTTAACCTGCTGCTGGACGATACGCTGGGCGATCGCTGCGAAGAGATCCGTGAGCAGGTCGATGCGGCACAGGAGGCGGCGCGCTTCCTGCATCAGCATGGCGCGAAGCTGGCGAAACTGGAACCGATCATCGCGGTATTGCAGAGCGATCCGGAACAGCACGAGCAGTTACAGGCGGATTATCAGCAGGCGCAGCAGCAGCAGCGTAACGCGCGTCAGCAGGCCTTTGCGCTGACAGAAGTGGTGCAGCGTCGCGCTCACTTCAGCTATGACGACTCGGCCAGCATGCTCAACGGCAACAGCGACCTCAGCGATAAGCTGCGTCAGCGTCTTGAGCAGGCGGAGGGTGAACGCAGCCGCAGCCGCGATCGCCTGCGTGAACATCAGGCACAGCTGACGCAGTACTCACAGGTGCTGGCTTCGCTGAAAAGCGCTTATGATGCCAAGCGCGACATGCTGAAAGAGTTGCAGCAGGAGATGCAGGATATTGGCGTCCAGGCTGACAGCAGCGCAGAAGAACGCGCGCGCGTTCGCCGCGATGAGCTCTACACGGCACTGAGCCACAACCGCGCCCGCCGCAATCAGCTGGAGAAACAGCTCACCTTCTGTGAAGCGGAGATGGATAACCTGCAGAAGCGCCTGCGTCAGCTGGAGCGTCAGTATCATCAGGTGCGTGAGCAGGTGGTCAGTGCGAAAGCGGGCTGGTGTACCGTCCTGCGTCTGGTGAAAGAGAATGGCGTTGAGCGTCGCCTGCATCGTCGTGAACTGGCTTACCTGAGCGGCGATGAGCTGCGCTCGATGTCGGATAAAGCGCTGGGTGCATTGCGTCTGGCGGTGGCGGACAACGAACATCTGCGCGACGTACTGCGGCTGTCGGAAGATCCGAAACGTCCTGAACGTAAGATTCAGTTCTTTATTGCGGTCTATCAGCATCTGCGCGAGCGTATTCGTCAGGATATTATTCGTACCGACGATCCGGTCGAAGCGATTGAGCAGATGGAAATCGAACTGAACCGTCTGACCGAAGAGCTGACCGCGCGTGAACAGATGCTGGCGATCAGTTCACGCAGTGCGGCGAACATTATCCGCAAAACCATTCAGCGTGAACAGAACCGCATCCGCCAGCTCAACCAGGGGCTGCAGACCGTCAGCTTTGGTCAGGTGCGCAGCGTGCGGCTCAACGTGAACGTGCGTGAAACCCACGCTATGCTGCTGGATACGCTGTCAGAAGAGCATGAGCAGCATCAGGATCTGTTCAACAGCAACCGCCTGACCTTCTCTGAGGCACTGGCGAAACTCTATCAGCGTCTTAACCCGCATATCGATATGGGTCAGCGGACGCCGCAGACCATTGGTGAGGAGTTGCTCGACTACCGCAACTATCTGGAGATGGAAGTGGAAGTTAACCGGGGCTCCGATGGCTGGCTGCGTGCAGAAAGCGGTGCGCTCTCAACGGGTGAGGCGATCGGTACCGGTATGTCCATTCTGGTAATGGTGGTGCAGAGCTGGGAAGAGGAGTCCCGTCGTCTGCGCGGCAAAGATATTTCGCCATGCCGACTGCTGTTCCTTGATGAAGCGGCCCGTCTGGATGCCCGCTCCATCGCCACACTGTTTGAACTCTGTGAGCGACTGGAGATGCAGCTGGTGATTGCAGCACCGGAGAACATCAGCCCGGAGAAAGGCACGACCTACAAACTGGTACGTAAGGTGTTTAATAACACCGAGCATGTGCATGTGGTCGGGCTGCGTGGTTTTGCTGCCGATCCTTCACCGGTGCGTGCGGGAAGCGAAGCGGATGCGCTACCCGATCTGACTGCTGAAAAATCGCAGGCGGAAACGTAG
- the mukE gene encoding chromosome partition protein MukE — protein MSSTNIEQVMPVKLAQALANPIFPALDSQLRAGRHIGIEELDNHAFLMDYQSFLEEFYTRYNVELIRAPEGFFYLRPRSTTLIPRSVLSELDMMVGKILCYLYLSPERLANEGIFTQQELYDELLSLADENRLLKLVNQRSTGSDLDRTKLQEKVRASLSRLRRLGMVWFFGNDSSKFRITESVFRFGADVRGGDDAREAQLRLIRDGEAMLLENATAPIDTDESEGQEGDASENAEEEQA, from the coding sequence ATGTCATCGACAAATATTGAACAAGTGATGCCGGTTAAGCTGGCACAGGCACTGGCCAACCCGATTTTTCCCGCGCTGGACAGCCAGTTACGCGCCGGACGCCATATCGGAATTGAAGAGCTGGATAACCACGCTTTTCTGATGGACTACCAGTCATTTCTCGAAGAGTTTTACACCCGCTATAACGTTGAGTTAATTCGTGCGCCGGAAGGTTTTTTCTATCTGCGTCCGCGTTCAACCACGCTGATTCCGCGTTCCGTACTCTCTGAGCTGGACATGATGGTCGGGAAGATTCTCTGCTACCTCTATCTCAGTCCGGAACGCCTGGCGAATGAGGGGATCTTCACCCAGCAGGAGCTCTATGACGAGCTGCTCTCGCTGGCCGACGAGAACCGTCTGCTGAAGCTGGTTAACCAGCGTTCAACCGGTTCAGATCTGGATCGCACCAAACTGCAGGAGAAGGTACGCGCTTCTCTGAGCCGCCTGCGTCGCCTTGGCATGGTGTGGTTTTTCGGCAACGACAGCAGCAAATTCCGTATCACGGAATCGGTGTTTCGCTTTGGTGCCGACGTGCGCGGCGGTGATGATGCCCGTGAAGCGCAGCTTCGCCTGATTCGTGATGGCGAGGCTATGCTACTGGAAAATGCGACTGCACCGATCGACACCGATGAAAGTGAAGGGCAGGAAGGCGACGCGAGTGAGAACGCAGAGGAAGAACAGGCATGA
- the mukF gene encoding chromosome partition protein MukF, with translation MSEFSQTVPELVSWARKNDFSLALPVERLAFLLAIATLNGERMDGEMSEGDLIDAFRHVSKAFEQTHETVLVRANNAINDMVRQRLLNRFTSELTEGNAIYRLTPLAIGITDYYIRQREFSTLRLSMQLSIVASELKRAADAAQENGDEFHWHRNVFAPLKYSVAEIFDSIDMTQRLMDEQQQAVKNDIAELLNKDWRAAISSCEMLLSETSGTLRELQDTLEAAGDKLQENLLRIQDATLDSPDLGFVDKLVFDLQSKLDRITSWGQQAIDLWIGYDRHVHKFIRTAIDMDKNRVFAQRLRVSVQNYFDAPWALTYANADRLYDMRDEALTLRNDEVMGELPPEMEYEEINEIREQLAAMIEEVLQVYKSQQKPLNLASVMRDYLTQYPRARHFDLARIVVDQAVRLGVAEADLAGLPVEWQAINDYGAKVQAHVIDKY, from the coding sequence ATGAGTGAATTTTCCCAGACGGTACCTGAACTGGTCTCCTGGGCGCGCAAAAATGACTTTTCCCTTGCGCTGCCAGTGGAACGTCTGGCCTTTTTGCTGGCTATCGCCACCCTCAACGGTGAGCGGATGGATGGCGAAATGAGCGAAGGCGATCTGATTGACGCTTTCCGTCATGTCAGTAAAGCTTTTGAACAAACCCATGAAACCGTGTTGGTTCGTGCCAACAACGCCATCAACGACATGGTGCGTCAGCGCCTGCTCAACCGCTTTACCAGTGAACTCACCGAAGGCAACGCTATCTACCGCCTGACGCCGCTGGCGATCGGCATCACCGACTACTATATCCGTCAGCGTGAGTTTTCAACGCTGCGTCTGTCGATGCAGCTGTCGATTGTGGCCAGCGAGCTCAAGCGGGCAGCCGATGCCGCGCAGGAAAACGGCGATGAGTTTCACTGGCATCGCAATGTTTTCGCGCCGCTGAAATATTCGGTGGCGGAAATTTTCGACAGCATCGATATGACCCAGCGTCTGATGGATGAACAGCAGCAGGCGGTGAAAAACGACATCGCTGAACTGCTGAATAAAGACTGGCGCGCGGCGATCTCCAGCTGTGAAATGCTGCTCTCTGAAACCTCCGGAACGCTGCGTGAACTGCAGGATACGCTGGAAGCGGCAGGCGACAAACTTCAGGAAAATCTGCTGCGCATTCAGGATGCCACGCTGGACAGCCCTGACCTGGGCTTCGTCGATAAGCTGGTGTTTGACCTGCAAAGCAAGCTCGACCGTATTACCAGCTGGGGCCAGCAGGCGATTGACCTGTGGATCGGCTATGACCGCCACGTCCATAAATTTATTCGTACCGCCATCGACATGGATAAAAACCGCGTCTTTGCCCAGCGTCTGCGGGTATCGGTACAGAATTACTTCGACGCGCCCTGGGCGCTGACCTACGCCAATGCTGACCGCCTGTATGACATGCGCGATGAGGCGCTGACGCTGCGGAATGACGAAGTGATGGGCGAACTGCCGCCAGAGATGGAATACGAAGAGATTAACGAAATTCGCGAACAGCTGGCAGCGATGATTGAAGAAGTGCTGCAGGTCTACAAATCGCAACAAAAACCGCTCAACCTCGCGTCAGTGATGCGCGACTACCTGACCCAGTATCCACGCGCCCGCCATTTTGACCTGGCGCGCATTGTGGTGGACCAGGCGGTACGCCTTGGCGTAGCGGAAGCTGATTTAGCCGGTTTGCCTGTGGAATGGCAAGCCATCAATGATTACGGAGCCAAGGTGCAGGCACATGTCATCGACAAATATTGA